One part of the Acidobacteriota bacterium genome encodes these proteins:
- a CDS encoding DUF503 domain-containing protein, whose protein sequence is MIAFLTLDLRIEAAQSLKDKRQVTRSLKDRLRASFNVSVAELDPGPLWNQATIGVVAISHSRDYLDGLMKNVERAATRITNNLGAEIADSFVEYY, encoded by the coding sequence ATGATTGCCTTCCTCACCCTCGACCTCCGCATCGAAGCTGCGCAATCCCTCAAGGACAAGCGCCAAGTCACTCGCAGCCTGAAAGACAGGCTGCGCGCCTCGTTCAACGTGTCGGTTGCGGAACTCGATCCCGGCCCGCTGTGGAATCAGGCCACGATCGGAGTGGTTGCGATCTCCCATTCCCGCGACTATCTCGACGGCTTGATGAAGAATGTCGAACGCGCTGCCACCCGCATCACCAACAACCTAGGCGCCGAAATCGCAGATTCGTTCGTTGAATATTACTGA
- a CDS encoding FAD-binding protein has translation MPDSASTYDVSARALTARTESVDAASLEAALRRHLRGEVRFDAGSRALYATDGSNYRQVPIGVVAPRDTEDVLAVVALCREHHAPLLARGGGTSLAGQCCNTAIILDFSKYMAEILEIDPVRHIARVQPGVILDHLRAEAEKHQLTFAPDPATHDRCTLGGMIGNNSCGVHSIMAGKTDDNIESLEVLTYDGHRMYVGATSDDDFHRIVNEGGRRAGIYSGLKSIADRYGDHVRRQFPNIPRRVSGYNLNQLLPESGFHVARALVGTEGTCATILEASCRLVESPPARVLLVIGWPDIYQCADHVPQVMEHRPIGLEGFDDIIVNACRRKGLSPEGIALLPEGSGWLLIEFGADTPAEAEAQAQRLMASLDREQSPPAMRLLADPRQARRIWEIRESSLGATSHVPGEAPRWEGFEDSAVAPEKLGAYLRDLRKVMNAYQYGGAFYGHFGHACVHTRMDYDLESAEGVRKFRQFMEEAADLVVSYGGSLSGEHGDGQARAELLPKMFGPELMQAFREFKTLWDPGWKMNPGKLIEPYKLDENLRLGPTYDPWKPATHFKFPDDHGSLASATLRCVGVGKCRRYEGGVMCPSFRVTREEEHSTRGRAHLLWEMTQGEVIKDRWQNEAVKESLDLCLACKGCKSDCPTGVDVATYKSEFLSHYYETNNRPLNALAFGNIDLWARAASHVPGLVNLTTQLPILRDLAKKAARIPAQRRIPPFAPQTFKAWWEQRLGGNGSSPRSSRAKLDTHSTVEGKVMLWADTFNNHFLPDTAKAAVEVLEAAGFEVSVPRAHLCCGRPLYDIGMLDRAKSLLLEIMDELLPEIEAKIPIVVLEPSCAAVFRDELVNLFPNDARARALSQQVMLLSEFLEQRAPDFPLPPLPRKALIHGHCHHKAIMKMTAEEAVLHRMGIDFTAPAPGCCGMAGAFGFEESTYEVSKSIGELELLPAVRKAPTDWLIVADGFSCREQIAQETDRQALHLAEVLQMALRESTESPEGIPLFETAPQHYPEDAWVRPREAAIQKSMKRAGLGLAGIAAAAALLWTLARRR, from the coding sequence ATGCCCGATTCCGCCTCAACCTACGACGTCTCCGCCCGAGCCCTCACCGCCCGCACCGAGTCCGTCGACGCCGCATCTCTCGAAGCCGCCCTGCGCCGCCATCTTCGCGGAGAAGTCCGCTTCGACGCCGGCAGCCGCGCTCTCTATGCCACCGACGGCTCCAACTATCGCCAGGTTCCGATCGGCGTAGTCGCCCCTCGCGATACTGAAGACGTTCTTGCCGTGGTCGCACTTTGCCGCGAACATCACGCGCCGTTGCTGGCTCGTGGCGGAGGCACATCGCTTGCCGGACAATGCTGCAATACCGCCATCATCCTCGACTTCTCGAAATACATGGCGGAGATTCTCGAGATCGACCCCGTCCGCCACATCGCCCGCGTACAGCCCGGAGTGATCCTCGACCACCTCCGCGCCGAAGCCGAAAAGCATCAGCTGACTTTCGCGCCCGATCCCGCCACCCATGACCGCTGCACGCTCGGCGGAATGATCGGCAACAACTCCTGTGGCGTCCACTCGATCATGGCCGGAAAGACCGACGACAACATCGAGTCGCTGGAAGTCCTGACTTACGACGGCCACCGCATGTACGTCGGCGCTACCAGCGACGACGACTTTCACCGTATCGTGAACGAAGGCGGCCGCCGCGCCGGAATTTATTCTGGCCTTAAGTCGATTGCCGACCGCTACGGCGACCACGTCCGCCGCCAGTTCCCCAACATCCCGCGCCGTGTTTCCGGATACAACCTGAACCAGTTGCTGCCCGAAAGCGGATTCCATGTCGCCCGCGCATTGGTCGGGACCGAGGGCACCTGCGCCACGATTCTCGAAGCAAGCTGCCGCCTCGTAGAGAGTCCGCCCGCGCGAGTCTTGCTCGTCATTGGATGGCCCGATATCTACCAGTGTGCCGACCACGTCCCGCAAGTCATGGAACACAGGCCCATCGGCCTCGAAGGCTTCGACGACATCATCGTCAACGCCTGCCGCCGCAAGGGTCTTAGCCCTGAAGGTATCGCGCTGCTCCCCGAGGGCAGCGGCTGGTTGCTGATCGAATTCGGCGCGGACACTCCCGCTGAAGCCGAAGCGCAAGCGCAACGCCTGATGGCGTCGCTCGATCGCGAGCAATCTCCGCCTGCAATGCGGCTCCTCGCCGACCCGCGTCAGGCGCGGCGTATCTGGGAGATTCGCGAATCAAGTCTCGGCGCAACCTCGCATGTTCCCGGTGAGGCTCCGCGATGGGAAGGCTTCGAAGACTCCGCCGTTGCTCCAGAAAAATTGGGCGCCTATCTCCGCGATCTCCGCAAGGTGATGAACGCCTACCAATATGGCGGTGCGTTCTATGGTCACTTCGGTCACGCCTGCGTGCACACCCGCATGGACTACGATCTCGAATCCGCCGAAGGCGTAAGAAAATTCCGGCAGTTCATGGAAGAGGCCGCTGACCTTGTCGTCAGCTATGGCGGCTCCCTCTCCGGCGAGCATGGAGACGGACAGGCCCGCGCCGAACTTCTCCCCAAGATGTTCGGCCCGGAATTGATGCAGGCCTTCCGCGAATTCAAAACGCTTTGGGATCCCGGCTGGAAGATGAATCCCGGCAAGCTGATCGAACCGTACAAGCTCGATGAAAATTTGCGCTTGGGCCCAACCTACGACCCTTGGAAGCCCGCAACTCATTTCAAATTTCCGGACGATCACGGTAGCCTTGCCAGCGCCACGCTGCGCTGCGTCGGAGTAGGGAAGTGCCGTCGCTACGAAGGCGGAGTCATGTGTCCGAGTTTTCGTGTGACCCGCGAAGAAGAACACTCCACGCGGGGGCGCGCTCACCTCCTCTGGGAAATGACGCAAGGCGAAGTCATCAAAGACCGCTGGCAGAACGAAGCCGTCAAAGAATCGCTCGACCTATGCCTCGCGTGCAAGGGTTGCAAGAGCGATTGCCCCACCGGAGTCGACGTCGCGACCTACAAATCCGAATTCTTGTCGCACTACTACGAAACCAATAACCGTCCACTGAACGCCTTAGCCTTCGGCAACATCGATCTGTGGGCACGCGCCGCATCGCACGTCCCCGGACTCGTCAACCTGACCACGCAGTTGCCGATCCTGCGCGATCTGGCCAAGAAAGCCGCTAGAATCCCCGCCCAGCGCCGCATCCCACCCTTTGCCCCGCAGACATTCAAAGCCTGGTGGGAGCAGCGGTTGGGTGGGAACGGGTCTTCGCCCCGTTCAAGTCGAGCGAAGCTCGACACCCATTCGACAGTTGAGGGGAAAGTAATGCTTTGGGCCGACACCTTCAACAATCATTTCCTCCCCGACACTGCCAAAGCTGCCGTAGAAGTTCTCGAAGCCGCAGGATTCGAAGTATCTGTACCCCGCGCTCACCTGTGCTGCGGACGCCCCCTCTACGATATCGGTATGCTCGATCGCGCCAAGAGTCTCCTCCTTGAAATCATGGACGAACTCCTCCCCGAGATCGAAGCCAAAATCCCTATCGTCGTCCTCGAACCAAGTTGCGCCGCCGTCTTCCGCGACGAACTCGTGAACCTGTTCCCGAACGACGCCCGCGCCCGTGCACTCTCGCAGCAGGTAATGCTGCTCAGCGAGTTCCTCGAACAGCGCGCTCCCGATTTCCCGCTGCCTCCACTGCCCCGCAAGGCCCTGATCCACGGTCACTGCCATCACAAGGCGATCATGAAGATGACCGCCGAAGAAGCCGTGCTGCATCGCATGGGGATCGACTTCACCGCCCCCGCTCCCGGATGCTGCGGCATGGCCGGAGCCTTCGGCTTCGAAGAATCCACTTACGAAGTTTCCAAATCCATCGGCGAACTCGAACTTCTCCCCGCGGTCCGCAAGGCTCCGACCGACTGGCTCATCGTCGCCGACGGATTCAGTTGCCGCGAACAAATTGCCCAGGAAACTGATCGCCAGGCCCTGCACTTGGCCGAAGTTCTGCAAATGGCCCTGCGAGAATCCACCGAAAGCCCCGAAGGTATCCCTCTGTTTGAAACTGCGCCGCAACACTATCCGGAAGACGCCTGGGTCCGTCCGCGCGAGGCGGCGATCCAGAAGTCGATGAAGCGCGCAGGACTGGGTCTGGCGGGGATTGCGGCGGCCGCAGCGCTACTGTGGACTCTAGCCAGAAGAAGATAA
- the rbfA gene encoding 30S ribosome-binding factor RbfA codes for MERRGQKYHRDRLGEAIREEIETILEGELGDPRIGLVSVSTVLMADDSRSARVMVNVEGDDDEAERSLEGLNAAKNFVRHEIAERLRLRRPPELFFQVDRTHKAEGRVEELLDRAKKRARKKPE; via the coding sequence ATGGAACGTCGTGGCCAGAAGTATCATCGGGACCGTTTGGGCGAGGCTATCCGCGAGGAGATTGAAACCATCCTCGAAGGCGAGCTAGGAGACCCTCGCATTGGACTGGTCAGCGTCTCGACCGTCCTTATGGCGGACGATTCCCGTTCCGCCCGCGTCATGGTCAACGTCGAAGGCGACGACGACGAAGCCGAGCGCAGCCTCGAAGGATTGAACGCCGCCAAGAATTTCGTTCGCCACGAAATCGCCGAACGTCTGCGTTTACGGCGTCCTCCGGAACTCTTCTTCCAGGTTGATCGTACCCATAAAGCAGAAGGCCGGGTGGAAGAGTTGCTGGATCGCGCCAAAAAGCGTGCCAGGAAGAAACCCGAGTAG
- a CDS encoding cytochrome C oxidase subunit IV family protein — MSEHVTSRAFSIVLGAGLIVLTGVTVAAAFVNLGAFNPVVALLIATIKATLVILFFMHVKGASEKLTAAVVVSGFFFLCILLALSLADYGTRSWR; from the coding sequence ATGTCGGAACACGTTACATCCCGTGCTTTTTCGATTGTTCTAGGTGCAGGCCTGATCGTGTTGACGGGCGTCACGGTAGCCGCCGCTTTCGTGAATCTGGGTGCCTTTAATCCCGTCGTCGCGCTCCTGATCGCCACCATCAAGGCCACGCTGGTCATACTCTTCTTCATGCACGTGAAGGGCGCCAGTGAGAAACTGACCGCCGCCGTGGTTGTCTCCGGCTTCTTCTTTCTCTGCATCTTGCTGGCCTTGTCGCTCGCTGACTACGGCACGCGCAGCTGGCGCTAA
- a CDS encoding DUF3224 domain-containing protein has product MTMHASGTFEVKLTPQATDDKDAPVGRMSIDKQFHGDIEGTSKGEMLTGMTSVKGSAGYVAMEKVTGTLKGRHGTFLLQHTGTMDRGAPQLSVTVVPDSGTEELAGLIGKLTIRIADGKHFYEFEYTLGDSH; this is encoded by the coding sequence ATGACGATGCATGCCAGCGGAACGTTCGAAGTCAAACTCACACCGCAAGCCACCGACGATAAGGACGCACCGGTCGGCAGGATGTCGATCGACAAACAATTTCATGGCGATATTGAAGGCACCAGCAAAGGCGAGATGCTGACCGGCATGACGAGCGTGAAGGGGTCTGCGGGATATGTCGCGATGGAAAAGGTGACTGGGACTCTGAAGGGCCGGCATGGGACATTCCTCCTTCAGCACACGGGAACGATGGATCGCGGCGCGCCGCAGTTATCGGTGACGGTGGTTCCGGACTCGGGAACCGAAGAACTGGCGGGGCTCATCGGCAAGCTGACGATCAGAATTGCGGATGGGAAGCACTTCTACGAGTTTGAGTACACGCTCGGGGATTCGCACTAG
- a CDS encoding cytochrome c oxidase subunit 3 family protein, translating into MEQQKNTASLGMWLFLVTEIMFFGGLFCAYLIYRLMHFNAFAAASQQLDIKWGAFNTAVLLVSSVTVVLAVRAAQVGSRKQLVGYLVVTVLLGLTFLGVKGIEYKEKFEKHHVPGPTFAFTDKFDDNGKEIPVNPKEAELFFSLYFAMTGMHALHMIIGCGLFSVLAILAWKGHYSPGYYTPIENAGLYWHLVDIIWIYLFPLLYLISRHS; encoded by the coding sequence ATGGAGCAGCAGAAGAATACTGCCTCGCTCGGCATGTGGCTGTTTCTGGTAACGGAAATCATGTTTTTCGGCGGCTTATTCTGCGCCTACCTGATCTACCGGCTGATGCACTTTAACGCCTTCGCCGCTGCCAGCCAGCAACTCGACATCAAGTGGGGAGCCTTCAACACCGCCGTCCTGCTGGTCAGCAGCGTCACCGTCGTTCTCGCAGTACGCGCTGCACAAGTGGGCAGCCGCAAGCAGCTAGTCGGCTATCTGGTCGTAACTGTCTTACTTGGACTGACCTTTCTGGGCGTTAAGGGGATTGAGTACAAGGAGAAGTTCGAGAAGCACCACGTTCCCGGTCCGACCTTCGCCTTTACCGACAAGTTCGATGACAACGGCAAGGAGATCCCGGTTAATCCAAAAGAAGCAGAGCTGTTCTTCTCGCTCTACTTCGCTATGACCGGCATGCACGCCCTGCACATGATCATCGGGTGCGGTCTGTTCAGCGTCCTAGCCATACTTGCGTGGAAGGGACACTACTCACCGGGATACTACACTCCCATAGAAAACGCGGGGCTGTACTGGCACTTGGTGGATATTATCTGGATTTATCTGTTCCCGCTGTTGTACCTGATCAGCCGCCACTCGTGA
- a CDS encoding bifunctional oligoribonuclease/PAP phosphatase NrnA translates to MLDQVLKEIRERRRLVVTSHARPDGDGIGSALACAQILRHMGKQAEVVMHDGVPRIYQNLPLADRVLHAECVPPNDAVIILECDSVKRTQLKGLEDCFLINIDHHATGRDFADVNWIDPSAMATAELIYRMARFAGVPLDAAIATCLYTALMTDTGSFMFEGTNEHTFAIARELVLAGADPAHCARNIYFGHSTAKLRLLGAALANLHRESALAWIWVTQEQMERFGAREEDCEGLANYALSIGDVQVAVFFREQTDGRWRVSLRSKGEVDVSTVAENFGGGGHKCASGCSVDGPMGVAISKIIDRLRTEKAAVNAT, encoded by the coding sequence ATGCTGGACCAGGTTCTAAAGGAAATTCGCGAGCGCCGCCGCCTGGTCGTTACGTCGCACGCCCGGCCCGACGGTGACGGGATTGGGTCGGCGCTAGCTTGTGCCCAGATCCTGCGCCACATGGGCAAGCAGGCCGAAGTCGTCATGCACGACGGTGTCCCCCGGATTTATCAGAACCTGCCTCTCGCCGATCGTGTGCTGCACGCTGAATGTGTGCCGCCGAACGATGCGGTCATCATCCTAGAGTGCGACAGCGTCAAGCGAACGCAGCTCAAGGGACTGGAAGACTGTTTCCTGATCAATATCGACCACCACGCAACCGGGCGTGATTTTGCAGACGTCAACTGGATCGATCCCTCGGCCATGGCCACTGCGGAACTGATCTACCGCATGGCCCGGTTTGCCGGCGTTCCCCTCGACGCCGCGATTGCCACGTGCCTCTACACCGCTCTCATGACCGACACCGGATCGTTCATGTTTGAAGGCACAAACGAGCACACCTTCGCGATTGCCCGTGAACTGGTGCTTGCTGGAGCCGATCCCGCGCACTGCGCACGCAATATCTATTTCGGACACTCCACCGCAAAGTTGCGTCTACTCGGCGCCGCGCTCGCGAACCTGCATCGCGAGAGCGCTCTCGCCTGGATCTGGGTAACCCAGGAACAGATGGAGCGCTTCGGCGCGCGCGAAGAAGACTGCGAGGGCCTGGCGAATTATGCCTTGTCGATCGGCGACGTACAGGTTGCTGTCTTCTTTCGCGAACAAACCGATGGACGCTGGCGTGTCAGTTTGCGGAGCAAAGGTGAAGTGGATGTCTCGACCGTTGCCGAAAATTTCGGCGGTGGCGGTCACAAGTGCGCCAGCGGCTGTTCCGTCGACGGTCCCATGGGCGTTGCGATTTCCAAAATTATTGATCGACTACGCACAGAGAAAGCAGCGGTGAATGCAACATGA
- the ctaD gene encoding cytochrome c oxidase subunit I, which produces MATTVIPVQPASKPVNYLTNGFTLRSWLLTTDHKRISLLYLISVTAFFFLGGFFAMLIRLELLTPQGDLMHADSYNKVFTAHGMIMVFFFLIPVVPAVLGNFLVPLMVGAKDLAFPRINLLSWYLYIIGGLMMIHVLLTGGIDTGWTLYSPFSTQFSNTNVIEAGLAIFIAGFSSIFTGLNFIVTVHRMRAPGLTWDRLPLFVWANYATSLIMILGTPVVAITIVMVAVERLFHLGIFDPKLGGDPLLFQHLFWFYSHPAVYIMILPSMGVISELIACFSHKRIFGYKIVALSSIAIAVIGFLVWAHHMFVTGISLYAALIFSFITFFVGVPSAIKVFNWTATLYRGSISFATPMLYAFGFIGLFTIGGLTGLFLASLGIDVHVTDTYFVVSHFHYVMVGGVVMGYLGGMHFWWPKITGRMYPEGWAKLSALFVFVGFNLTFFPQFILGYVGMPRRYWQYPPEFQVLNILSTAGASVLAVGYLLPMIYFAWSLRYGPIASANPWGAAGLEWKTTSPPPTFNFDETPVVTWEAYNYDELEPKDHDGGSR; this is translated from the coding sequence ATGGCGACCACAGTAATTCCGGTACAGCCCGCATCCAAGCCGGTCAACTATTTAACCAACGGCTTCACTCTCCGGAGTTGGCTGCTGACCACGGACCATAAGAGGATCTCGCTCCTTTATTTGATCTCGGTCACCGCGTTCTTTTTCCTGGGCGGATTTTTCGCAATGCTTATCCGGCTCGAACTGCTTACTCCGCAGGGCGACCTGATGCACGCCGATAGCTACAACAAAGTCTTCACCGCGCACGGCATGATCATGGTGTTCTTCTTCCTGATCCCGGTCGTGCCGGCCGTCCTCGGAAACTTCCTTGTGCCGCTCATGGTGGGCGCGAAAGATCTGGCCTTCCCGCGCATCAACCTGCTGAGCTGGTACCTGTACATCATCGGCGGCCTGATGATGATTCACGTCCTGCTGACCGGCGGTATCGATACCGGCTGGACGCTCTACAGCCCCTTCAGCACGCAGTTCAGTAACACCAATGTCATCGAAGCCGGACTGGCAATCTTCATTGCCGGATTCTCGTCGATCTTTACGGGACTGAATTTCATCGTCACCGTCCATCGGATGCGCGCTCCCGGCTTGACCTGGGATCGTCTGCCGTTATTTGTCTGGGCCAATTATGCGACCAGCTTGATCATGATCCTCGGCACGCCGGTGGTCGCGATCACCATCGTGATGGTCGCCGTTGAACGACTCTTCCACCTCGGCATCTTCGATCCAAAGCTCGGGGGAGACCCGCTGCTGTTCCAGCATTTGTTCTGGTTCTACTCCCATCCGGCCGTCTACATCATGATTTTGCCGTCGATGGGCGTGATCAGCGAACTGATCGCCTGCTTCTCGCATAAGCGCATTTTCGGCTACAAGATCGTCGCGCTGTCGAGTATCGCGATCGCTGTCATCGGATTCCTGGTCTGGGCGCACCACATGTTCGTGACCGGAATTTCGCTGTACGCAGCACTGATCTTTTCCTTCATCACCTTCTTCGTCGGCGTCCCGTCCGCCATCAAAGTCTTCAACTGGACGGCCACTCTGTATCGCGGGTCGATCTCGTTCGCGACTCCGATGCTGTACGCATTCGGATTTATCGGGCTGTTCACCATCGGCGGCTTGACCGGATTGTTCCTGGCCTCACTCGGCATCGACGTGCACGTCACCGATACGTATTTCGTGGTATCCCACTTCCATTACGTGATGGTCGGCGGTGTCGTCATGGGATACCTGGGTGGTATGCATTTCTGGTGGCCAAAAATCACGGGACGCATGTATCCCGAAGGCTGGGCAAAACTGTCTGCGCTGTTCGTATTCGTCGGATTTAACCTGACCTTCTTCCCGCAATTCATTCTTGGCTATGTCGGCATGCCGCGTCGCTACTGGCAGTATCCGCCGGAGTTCCAGGTGCTGAACATCCTTTCCACCGCGGGAGCGAGCGTATTGGCCGTAGGCTACCTGCTTCCCATGATCTACTTCGCATGGTCGCTGCGTTACGGCCCGATCGCGTCCGCGAATCCGTGGGGCGCTGCTGGACTCGAGTGGAAGACCACCTCGCCGCCGCCAACGTTTAACTTCGACGAAACTCCCGTCGTAACCTGGGAAGCCTACAACTACGACGAACTTGAACCGAAAGATCATGATGGAGGTTCCCGTTGA
- a CDS encoding glycosyltransferase family 39 protein: protein MNTRTRTDVLLLVAFCGFLFFYGLGAFGLLGADEPRYAQVAREMLDRHDWITPTLQGKPWLEKPVLYYWQAIISYSIFGVSDCAARMPAAFDTALMIAAIFFFLRRFRPGSETDGALITAACAGIIGFARGASTDMPLSAMFAIALLGWFAWYEGRKRNGLIVFYFFLALATLAKGPVAIFFAGAILFIFIAIKRDWKAILGSLWVPGILIFLAVASPWYAAVQSRNPEFFRVFILEHNLGRFGQDLYHHRQPFWFYLPVLLLALMPWTLWLILAVAERLRVTMSATERKLSLATHAGSWQLFLLIWLLLPVLFFSASQSKLPGYILPAIPAGALLVTEYLRNLQSENKRLPISLVSLHSILCGLLVFAALAAPGIQLHHRLTAGMGTYVAAVVAVLVMIGIAAAIVRMGIAILRPATMLPIVIGVAALLKLAAPAVDATQSARPVAQVLQGFSHEAFPVALFHTNRQLEYGLEFYLNRPAGRYENGEVPREGHVLVSNQNASDYFSDLLPGRKVSFLTSVPAQKLDLFWVGPAN from the coding sequence ATGAACACGCGAACGCGCACCGACGTGTTGTTGCTGGTGGCGTTTTGCGGATTCTTGTTTTTCTATGGACTTGGCGCCTTTGGACTCCTCGGCGCCGACGAGCCCCGCTACGCGCAGGTCGCGCGTGAAATGCTCGACCGCCACGACTGGATCACTCCCACACTCCAAGGCAAGCCCTGGTTGGAAAAGCCCGTCCTCTATTACTGGCAGGCGATCATTTCGTATTCTATCTTCGGAGTCAGCGACTGCGCCGCACGCATGCCCGCTGCATTCGACACGGCATTAATGATCGCCGCCATATTTTTCTTCCTGCGCCGATTTCGCCCCGGTTCCGAAACCGATGGCGCCCTGATCACGGCAGCCTGCGCCGGCATCATTGGGTTTGCCCGCGGCGCTTCTACCGACATGCCTTTGTCCGCGATGTTTGCGATCGCGCTCCTCGGATGGTTTGCGTGGTACGAAGGCCGCAAGCGCAACGGCCTCATCGTCTTTTATTTCTTTCTTGCCCTCGCCACGCTCGCCAAAGGACCAGTCGCAATCTTCTTTGCAGGCGCTATTTTGTTCATCTTCATTGCGATCAAGCGCGATTGGAAAGCAATCCTCGGATCGCTGTGGGTCCCCGGCATACTCATATTCCTCGCCGTCGCATCGCCGTGGTACGCCGCCGTACAATCCCGCAATCCTGAGTTCTTTCGAGTCTTCATCCTCGAACACAACCTTGGCCGCTTCGGGCAAGACCTCTATCACCATCGCCAGCCCTTCTGGTTCTACTTGCCCGTATTACTCCTCGCGCTCATGCCCTGGACGCTGTGGCTGATCTTGGCCGTCGCCGAGAGACTGCGCGTCACCATGTCCGCCACCGAGCGAAAGCTGTCTCTGGCGACGCACGCCGGGTCCTGGCAACTCTTTCTGTTGATCTGGCTGCTCCTGCCCGTCCTCTTTTTCAGCGCTTCCCAATCTAAGTTGCCGGGATACATCCTGCCCGCCATCCCAGCCGGTGCGCTGCTGGTAACGGAATATCTGCGCAACCTGCAAAGCGAGAACAAGAGACTGCCTATCTCGCTGGTCTCACTGCACTCGATCTTGTGTGGATTACTGGTGTTCGCCGCCTTGGCCGCGCCGGGTATTCAACTTCACCATCGCCTGACGGCGGGGATGGGAACATACGTGGCCGCGGTCGTAGCAGTTCTCGTCATGATCGGAATCGCCGCTGCCATCGTTCGTATGGGTATCGCAATATTGCGCCCTGCCACCATGCTCCCGATCGTGATCGGTGTTGCCGCCCTATTGAAACTGGCCGCGCCCGCAGTCGACGCCACGCAGTCCGCGCGTCCGGTGGCGCAAGTTCTCCAGGGTTTTTCGCATGAAGCATTTCCGGTCGCGCTCTTTCACACCAACCGTCAACTCGAGTATGGTCTTGAGTTTTATCTGAACCGCCCCGCAGGACGATACGAGAATGGAGAGGTTCCCCGCGAAGGCCACGTCTTGGTCTCGAACCAGAATGCCTCCGACTACTTCAGCGACCTGCTACCTGGACGCAAAGTGTCTTTCTTGACGAGCGTACCTGCGCAAAAACTGGACTTGTTCTGGGTAGGCCCCGCGAACTAA
- a CDS encoding GNAT family N-acetyltransferase, with protein sequence MEILDLRHFSSADLRPLLEDEIAVWAQSLSWDYSGSAEMILRYLDSKILPGYAAIERGNVFGYSFFVYEQSKGVIGDLYVRDGGRTANRKEVEERLLTHVIETLQQSPGIHRVEAQLLAHETGEVVRPFLQQGFSRHPRVFMTMEIPARAATVPSFKPEFEIRPWSEHEYQSAAAVITAAYRGHVDADINDQYRTLSGSLRFLNNIVRFPGCGVFDPPSSYLVFQKTTRTLIGLILCSLVRPDVGHVTQVCVLPEYRSSGLGEALLAATTKNLRDRRFRSISLTVTEANSRAIALYKRIGFASSRVFDAFVWEG encoded by the coding sequence GTGGAAATTCTCGATCTCAGGCACTTCTCTTCGGCAGATTTACGGCCTTTGCTGGAAGATGAGATTGCCGTCTGGGCCCAGTCCCTCTCCTGGGACTATTCCGGCTCCGCCGAGATGATCCTGCGCTATCTCGACTCAAAAATTCTGCCCGGATATGCGGCTATCGAACGCGGCAACGTATTCGGATATTCCTTTTTTGTGTACGAACAAAGCAAGGGTGTGATTGGCGACTTGTATGTTCGCGACGGTGGGCGAACCGCCAATCGCAAGGAAGTGGAGGAACGGCTCCTCACCCACGTCATCGAAACGCTGCAGCAATCTCCGGGAATCCATCGCGTCGAGGCGCAATTGCTGGCGCACGAAACCGGCGAAGTCGTGCGGCCCTTCCTGCAGCAGGGATTCAGTCGACATCCCCGGGTCTTCATGACCATGGAAATTCCCGCGCGCGCCGCAACCGTCCCGTCATTCAAGCCGGAATTTGAAATACGCCCGTGGTCCGAGCACGAGTATCAATCCGCGGCGGCTGTCATCACGGCTGCCTATCGCGGACACGTCGATGCCGACATCAACGACCAGTACCGTACCCTGAGCGGCTCGTTGCGCTTCCTGAATAACATCGTTCGCTTTCCGGGATGCGGCGTGTTTGATCCGCCGTCGTCGTATCTCGTATTTCAGAAAACCACGCGCACCTTGATCGGATTGATCCTGTGCTCGCTGGTCCGTCCCGATGTTGGACACGTCACGCAGGTGTGTGTGCTTCCCGAATATCGCTCCAGCGGACTCGGCGAAGCCTTGCTGGCAGCAACCACGAAGAACCTTCGCGATCGGCGTTTCCGATCCATATCGCTGACCGTGACCGAAGCAAACTCTCGCGCCATCGCGTTATACAAACGCATCGGCTTCGCATCCAGCCGCGTGTTTGATGCTTTTGTGTGGGAGGGTTAG